TGACGCGGCCCTTGGCCATGGCCCGCGCCGCCTCGAGCGCGCGCTTGAGGGCGTCATCCGTGTGCGCGTAGTCCACCAGCACCGCCGGCGCCTGCGCGGGGCCGTGGTTCTCCACCCGCTCCATGCGGCCGGGGACGCCACCCATGCGCTCGATGCCCAGCTGCACGTCCTTGCGCCGGGCGAAGCCCGCGCCCAGCGCCAGGCCGGCCGCCGCGAGGATGTTCTCCAGGTTGTGCGGCCCCAGCAGCCGGCTCTTCACCGGGATGTCACCAGCGGGCGTCTTCAGCACGCCCTTGATGCCCTGCAGGCTGAAGGACGCGTCCGTGGCGGAGATCTCCCCGTTGCCCAGGCGGCTGAACTTCCACGCCATGCGCTTCTGGCCGCGCAGCTCGTTGTAGATGCGGGTGCCGTAGGTGTCGTCCCCGTTGACCACCGCCACGCCCGTCTGGGACAGGTTCTCCACGAAGAGCTTCCGCTTGGCCTGGAAGTACTCCTCGAGGTCCTTGTGGTAGTCGAGGTGATCCCTCGTCAGGTTGGTGAAGGCGGCGGCCTTGAAGGTGATGCCGTGCACGCGCTCCTGCAGCAGCGCGTGGCTGGACACCTCCATCACCACCGTCTCCACGCCCGCGTCCACCATCTCCTTGAGGATGCGGTGCAGCTCCAGCGGATCCGGCGTCGTATGGGCCGTGGGGTGGAACTGGCCGCCCACCTTGTAGCCCAGCGTGCCGATGACCCCCGTGGAGGAGTAGGCCGCGGTGGCCATGGCCTCGAGCAGA
The sequence above is drawn from the Archangium gephyra genome and encodes:
- a CDS encoding UDP-N-acetylmuramoyl-L-alanyl-D-glutamate--2,6-diaminopimelate ligase; translated protein: MKLTDVLAGCGAEQTSGGRTPADVTGVSQDSRKVKPGDLFVAVPGTKEDGAQFVGEAVSRGAVAVVSEKSLSSQVPFFKVSNARKALALIAANFHGRPADKLTMLGVTGTNGKTTTTYLLEAMATAAYSSTGVIGTLGYKVGGQFHPTAHTTPDPLELHRILKEMVDAGVETVVMEVSSHALLQERVHGITFKAAAFTNLTRDHLDYHKDLEEYFQAKRKLFVENLSQTGVAVVNGDDTYGTRIYNELRGQKRMAWKFSRLGNGEISATDASFSLQGIKGVLKTPAGDIPVKSRLLGPHNLENILAAAGLALGAGFARRKDVQLGIERMGGVPGRMERVENHGPAQAPAVLVDYAHTDDALKRALEAARAMAKGRVIVVFGCGGDRDQGKRPLMGTAAAEAADLAVVTSDNPRTEDPETIISQVTPGLEKSGMRRISAGKAKSGEKGYLVDADRKAAIDTAISLAKEDDVVLIAGKGHETYQIIGTEKRAFDDREVAARALAIRT